From Anopheles funestus chromosome 3RL, idAnoFuneDA-416_04, whole genome shotgun sequence, a single genomic window includes:
- the LOC125767225 gene encoding E3 SUMO-protein ligase ZBED1-like has product MAQRNNLKSNIWQHFERQENSYEAKCRYCHKLLTFTSGSSSNLKRHLSRKHPTVPLTTRTTENLQDSSTPASSSNVTSNTPGTSSGSSMTSVPISLPNTMDRYIKKPLPVNTKQEIDKKLIAMIFSGYHPISIVEEPGFQDFIKTLNTSYDLPDRKTVSHALIPSMYLETLSKVKSKISSAKSVSLTMDGWTNINNTSFYAVTSHFIDDDAHLCSFLLECSEFSISHTGQNIAQWLKTVLSNFGIQDKIIAIVTDNASNMKSTADSAKISHVPCFAHCLNLIVQEGIEKSIKPTVDEVKSIVRHFKKGSKATKKLEEMQKNLKCQVLKLKQDVATRWNSTNDMLARFLKNKEPLLSCLAILNIHSKLQEKDWVIMEQAISVLELFNLATTEVSAEKTVTLSKMGVICRILIAELRKTQSDPNLIEEVRILVQTLLKKTLERLRHVKDNDIVVEAIFLDPRYKQEGFMEDAELFKKKRTKEEYK; this is encoded by the coding sequence atggcacaaagaaataatttgaaatcaaACATTTGGCAACATTTTGAACGGCAGGAGAACAGTTATGAAGCAAAATGTCGTTATTGCCACAAATTATTAACCTTCACTTCCGGATCATCATCCAACTTGAAAAGGCATCTATCTCGAAAGCATCCTACGGTACCTCTTACAACAAGGACAACTGAAAACTTACAGGATAGTTCTACACCTGCTTCTTCTTCAAATGTAACATCCAATACCCCAGGAACTTCAAGCGGCTCTTCTATGACTTCTGTACCAATTTCATTACCAAATACGATGGAtagatatataaaaaaacctttacctGTAAATACGAAACaagaaatagataaaaaattaatcgCAATGATCTTTTCTGGATATCATCCCATTTCAATCGTTGAAGAGCCAGGTTTTCAGGATTTTATCAAAACGTTAAACACAAGCTACGATTTGCCCGATAGAAAAACAGTTTCTCATGCTTTAATTCCTAGCATGTACTTAGAAACTTTAAGCAAAGTAAAATCTAAAATTTCTTCTGCAAAATCAGTTTCTTTAACTATGGACGGATGGACAAATATCAACAACACTAGCTTCTATGCTGTTACATCACATTTCATCGATGATGATGCACATTTATGTTCATTTCTATTAGAATGCTCGGAATTTTCGATTAGCCACACAGGTCAAAATATTGCACAATGGTTAAAAACCGTTCTGTCGAATTTTGGGATACAAGATAAAATTATTGCAATAGTAACAGACAATGCATCGAATATGAAATCAACAGCCGATTCTGCCAAAATTAGTCATGTTCCTTGTTTTGCACATTGTCTCAATCTTATTGTGCAGGAAGGAATCGAAAAGTCAATAAAACCCACTGTTGATGAAGTCAAGTCCATTGTTagacattttaaaaaaggttCTAAGGCCACCAAAAAACTTGAGGAAATGCAGAAAAATCTCAAGTGTCAAGTTCTAAAACTAAAGCAAGATGTTGCAACTCGGTGGAATTCCACAAACGACATGCTTGctagatttttaaaaaataaagaaccatTACTTTCTTGTTTGGcaatattaaatattcatagCAAGTTGCAAGAAAAAGATTGGGTTATTATGGAACAAGCAATTTCGGTACTAGAGCTGTTTAATTTGGCAACTACTGAAGTATCTGCGGAGAAAACAGTTACTCTTTCAAAAATGGGTGTAATATGTCGAATTTTAATTGCAGAGTTAAGGAAAACACAGAGCGACCCAAATTTAATTGAAGAAGTGCGAATTTTGGTTCAAACGTTGTTAAAGAAAACCTTGGAGAGGCTAAGACATGTAAAAGATAATGATATTGTGGTGGAAGCGATATTTTTGGATCCTAGATATAAGCAGGAAGGATTCATGGAAGATgcagaattatttaaaaaaaaacgtacgaaAGAAGAATACAAATAA
- the LOC125769498 gene encoding uncharacterized protein LOC125769498, with protein MCATIQISGLRQYDCDVALLDELAAKLPPERLLEWARYKVQLPEATVSEFGKWIGEIATAARLMVKISKKGPILDRRESPNTRQAHVTVHTTEPSTSHGNILLRYVPVILYGNNKEVRTYALLDEGSTATFIEHSLIEELGVEGRPDPMSLRWTGGTTRQEVGSVRVALSISSVREGSKAFHLKIVHSVNDLSLPEQSVSMEELSARYTHLRGLPVASYYKARPRILIGVDNWGLGRPLKYAEGGSREPLATKTKLGWTVFGARGGSSRGEAVRSCYHVCICDGVSSDHLYNALKTHYAIESLGISSTKTVIPKENERSNAILASETRLLDNRYQTALLWKYDDVRLPCNRNMALRRYTGLRKKKEKDPKLANAITQKMKDYEAKGYIRRMNESEVAKREPRDWFLPIFPVFNVNKPGKLRMVFDAAAQVQGVSLNSFLLTGPDQLVGLVAVLYKFREFRVAVTGDIREMFFQVRMKPADQRSQLFFWDDGSSPNRPPNIYAVSVMTFGAACSPGSAHYVKNINADRFAERFPRASQCIKYEHYVDDMLSSVETEEEVVTLAEDVKHVHAQGGFEIRNWLSNSREVVKRLRSAANDQTSIEMCAEQGTEKVLGMWWNTEDDTFTFRLSPKNDQELLAGTKMPTKREVLRTLMVIYDPLGLIGHFLMFLKVLLQDLWRSRLGWDDTLEGDVAKKWLKWVAVLPDLQKTTVRRCYRELSSHSVNNIQLHIFCDASQSGMAAVAYLRFEENGTIECALVGSKTRVAPIKYLSIPRLELQAALIGARFARHIADEHRLSITKRIFWTDSRNVVSWIRSDHRRYSPFVAFRVSELIESTNTEEWHWLSTKLNVADDATKWQAIPEMGPSGRWFRGPEFIWQPEGEWPINNADAGETVEEARQVILHHTIDDYLVDFTRFSRWKTLLRTVGYVIRYVETLRRKVRQLEVPKGPLTQEELSTAERTIFIVVQMVEFGSDVKRMKNTTDRKYPWTKPLKRESKLYKLCPILDEHGVLRVHGRINHYLFDESLQRPVILPRRHHVTDLIIQDFHERYCHQNHRTVVNQLQAKFHIPKVRVEFNRVRRLCQWCKIRDAAPNPPIMGSIPFQRLAVSQRPFTYTGLDYFGPIHVTVGRRHEKRWGAIFTCLTTRAIHLEVVHTLTTASCILAIRRFVARRGSPREIISDQGTNFVGAARELREALKDVDTDALMERFSSPVMKWTFNPPSAPHFGGCWERLVQSVKKALSSLDLPKTPSDEQLISTLTEIELIINCRPLTYIPLEDEMDSPITPNHLLLGSSDGAKPEAFLDDSPAAVKASWCAAQRNAQLFWKKWTEDYLPTLTRRTKWFEPVKPIAVGDIVLIIDGNLPRSCYPKGRVIAIVQAKDGQPYIHLLNNIKNQEESNNNNNG; from the exons ATGTGCGCAACGATCCAAATATCGGGACTGCGGCAATATGACTGCGATGTCGCCCTGCTCGACGAGCTGGCGGCGAAATTACCCCCGGAACGGCTGCTGGAATGGGCACGGTACAAGGTGCAATTGCCAGAGGCTACCGTCAGCGAATTCGGCAAGTGGATTGGAGAAATCGCGACGGCTGCCAGGTTAATGGTGAAGATATCAAAAAAGGGGCCAATACTTGATCGCCGTGAATCACCAAACACTCGACAAGCGCATGTAACCGTACACACAACCGAACCATCTACCAGTC aTGGAAACATTCTGCTACGCTATGTACCGGTCATCCTTTACGGCAATAATAAGGAGGTACGGACGTACGCTCTCCTTGATGAAGGGTCGACAGCGACATTTATAGAGCATAGTTTGATCGAAGAGCTCGGTGTTGAGGGCAGACCGGATCCGATGAGTTTGAGGTGGACGGGCGGCACCACACGTCAGGAGGTTGGCTCAGTTCGTGTGGCACTTAGCATCTCAAGCGTGCGCGAAGGGTCCAAGGCGTTCCATCTAAAAATAGTACACTCTGTTAACGATTTATCTCTTCCAGAACAATCAGTAAGCATGGAAGAACTAAGTGCAAGGTATACTCATCTGAGGGGATTGCCTGTCGCCTCGTACTACAAGGCAAGACCCCGTATCCTGATTGGCGTGGACAACTGGGGCCTAGGCAGGCCTCTCAAGTACGCCGAAGGTGGGAGTAGAGAGCCGCTCGCTACGAAGACGAAGCTAGGTTGGACCGTTTTTGGGGCACGCGGTGGATCGTCACGTGGAGAAGCAGTTCGTAGCTGTTATCATGTGTGCATATGCGATGGTGTTTCGAGTGACCATTTATACAACGCATTGAAGACACATTACGCTATTGAATCGCTGGGAATTAGTAGCACAAAGACCGTTATtccgaaggaaaatgaaaggtCCAATGCAATCCTTGCATCGGAAACCCGATTGCTGGATAACCGTTACCAAACAGCCTTACTGTGGAAATACGACGACGTACGGCTGCCGTGTAACAGAAACATGGCTTTGAGAAGATATACGGGcctaagaaaaaagaaggagaaagatCCCAAATTAGCGAACGCTATCACCCAAAAGATGAAGGACTACGAGGCGAAGGGCTACATCCGCCGAATGAACGAGAGTGAGGTTGCTAAACGGGAGCCCAGAGACTGGTTCTTGCCAATTTTCCCAGTCTTCAACGTCAATAAGCCAGGGAAACTCCGAATGGTGTTCGACGCTGCCGCACAGGTCCAAGGAGTTAGTCTAAACAGTTTCCTCCTCACAGGGCCGGACCAGTTGGTGGGATTGGTCGCAGTACTCTACAAATTTCGTGAGTTCCGTGTAGCAGTAACGGGAGACATCCGCGAGATGTTTTTCCAAGTACGTATGAAACCAGCAGACCAACGTAGCCAATTATTCTTCTGGGATGACGGGAGCAGTCCAAACAGGCCACCGAATATCTACGCAGTCTCCGTCATGACATTTGGAGCTGCTTGTTCTCCTGGTAGTGCTCACTACGTGAAGAATATCAACGCGGATAGGTTCGCTGAAAGGTTTCCCCGAGCTTCACAGTGCATAAAGTACGAACACTACGTAGATGACATGCTGTCCAGCGTCGAGACGGAGGAGGAAGTAGTAACGTTAGCAGAAGACGTTAAACACGTACATGCACAAGGTGGATTCGAGATCCGGAACTGGTTATCCAATTCCAGGGAGGTAGTTAAGCGCTTGCGAAGCGCAGCCAACGACCAAACAAGCATCGAAATGTGTGCCGAACAAGGCACGGAAAAGGTATTGGGAATGTGGTGGAACACGGAGGATGACACATTCACCTTTCGACTCAGCCCGAAGAACGACCAGGAGCTATTGGCTGGAACCAAGATGCCCACAAAACGTGAAGTACTTCGAACGCTGATGGTCATATATGATCCTCTAGGTCTGATTGGACACTTTCTGATGTTTCTGAAAGTCTTACTGCAAGATCTGTGGCGCTCCCGTCTAGGATGGGATGATACTCTGGAGGGCGACGTCGCGAAGAAATGGTTGAAATGGGTAGCAGTACTGCCTGACCTGCAAAAGACTACCGTTAGAAGATGTTATCGAGAATTATCGTCGCACAGTGTCAACAACATACAACTGCACATATTTTGCGACGCCAGTCAAAGCGGTATGGCAGCGGTAGCTTACCTGCGATTCGAAGAAAATGGCACAATAGAGTGCGCACTGGTCGGCTCGAAAACACGTGTAGCGCCGATTAAATATCTGTCCATTCCAAGGCTCGAGCTGCAAGCCGCATTAATAGGGGCTCGCTTCGCCAGGCACATAGCAGACGAGCATCGTTTAAGCATCACCAAAAGGATATTTTGGACCGATTCGAGAAACGTCGTTAGCTGGATCAGGTCCGACCATAGGCGATATTCCCCATTTGTTGCATTTCGGGTAAGCGAATTGATCGAATCCACTAACACGGAAGAATGGCATTGGCTATCAACCAAGCTAAACGTCGCGGATGACGCGACCAAATGGCAGGCGATTCCGGAAATGGGGCCGTCGGGACGATGGTTTCGTGGGCCGGAGTTCATCTGGCAACCAGAAGGAGAGTGGCCGATAAACAACGCCGATGCCGGAGAGACGGTCGAGGAAGCTCGGCAAGTAATCCTGCACCACACAATAGACGATTATCTGGTTGACTTCACACGGTTTTCGCGATGGAAAACGCTCCTGAGAACAGTCGGATACGTCATACGGTACGTAGAAACTCTACGGCGCAAGGTCCGACAGCTTGAAGTACCAAAGGGGCCACTAACGCAGGAGGAACTATCGACAGCGGAACGAACAATATTCATCGTCGTCCAAATGGTAGAGTTTGGGAGTGATGTGAAGCGCATGAAGAACACCACCGACAGGAAGTATCCATGGACGAAACCGCTGAAAAGGGAAAGCAAACTATATAAGCTTTGTCCCATTTTAGATGAACATGGTGTGCTTAGAGTACACGGGCGTATTAACCACTACCTTTTTGATGAGTCACTTCAGAGACCGGTAATCCTCCCGAGGCGGCACCATGTCACAGACCTTATTATACAGGACTTCCATGAAAGGTACTGTCATCAGAACCATAGGACGGTGGTAAACCAACTACAGGCGAAGTTCCACATACCGAAGGTTCGGGTAGAATTCAACCGCGTGCGACGCCTGTGTCAGTGGTGCAAGATCCGCGATGCAGCGCCAAACCCGCCGATAATGGGGAGCATCCCTTTCCAAAGGCTTGCAGTTTCGCAAAGGCCTTTCACCTACACCGGGCTGGACTATTTTGGACCGATACATGTCACCGTTGGACGTCGCCATGAGAAACGGTGGGGAGCGATCTTCACCTGCCTGACAACGCGAGCGATTCATTTGGAGGTAGTACACACGCTTACAACAGCCTCCTGTATTCTGGCGATCCGCCGATTCGTCGCGAGACGTGGATCACCACGTGAGATCATCAGTGACCAGGGCACTAATTTCGTCGGAGCAGCGCGAGAGTTACGAGAAGCCTTGAAGGACGTCGACACGGATGCGTTAATGGAGAGGTTTTCGAGTCCGGTGATGAAGTGGACTTTCAACCCACCATCCGCGCCTCACTTTGGTGGATGTTGGGAGCGTCTGGTGCAATCGGTCAAGAAGGCGCTAAGCAGCCTGGATTTACCCAAAACTCCGAGCGATGAGCAGCTGATATCAACCCTAACGGAAATCGAACTAATTATTAATTGCAGACCACTGACGTACATACCTTTAGAAGACGAGATGGACTCTCCGATAACGCCAAACCACCTCCTGTTGGGTAGCTCGGACGGAGCTAAGCCAGAAGCGTTCCTGGATGATTCGCCGGCAGCTGTAAAGGCATCGTGGTGTGCTGCACAACGTAACGCGCAGCTATTCTGGAAGAAGTGGACCGAAGACTACTTGCCAACGTTAACCCGGCGAACGAAGTGGTTCGAACCTGTAAAACCAATCGCAGTCggcgacatagtgttgattATCGACGGAAACCTACCTCGTAGTTGCTATCCGAAGGGACGCGTAATCGCAATAGTTCAGGCAAAAGACGGTCAG